The Carassius carassius chromosome 9, fCarCar2.1, whole genome shotgun sequence genome includes a region encoding these proteins:
- the LOC132148778 gene encoding centrosomal protein of 112 kDa-like, with protein MVQHQTQTQEWRRRNAQTISDLEDQVHSLRKELWAAHSQRKQQPTELCVLREEERQPASQDQQAALDRLRAEMDQVWQDLERTHKVESELAQEKVCV; from the exons ATGGTCCAGCACCAAACGCAAACCCAGGAGTGGAGGAGGCGCAATGCTCAG ACCATCTCTGATCTGGAGGACCAGGTGCATTCTCTGAGGAAGGAGCTGTGGGCAGCCCACAGTCAGAGGAAACAGCAGCCGACAGAGTTGTGTGTGCTGCGGGAGGAGGAGCGACAGCCGGCCTCTCAGGACCAGCAAGCAGCTCTGGATCGGCTGCGGGCCGAGATGGATCAGGTGTGGCAGGACCTGGAAAGAACCCACAAGGTGGAAAGTGAGCTGGCCCAAGAAAAGGTTTGTGTGTAG